TTCTGGTCAAACGGGGCAGGTCGTGCAAGCAATTGAACATGAGGATGAAAAATTCTTAGTGAAATTCCCGGGAGTCGGAAAGAAAACTGCACGTCAAATGATTTTAGACTTAAAAGGAAAATTAGCTGATGTTGTACCAGATGCGTTTGTTGATTTATTCTCAGATGTAGAACGTTTCGACGAGAAGAAGGGTTCATCAGCTGAGCTTGATGAAGCGCTTGAGGCACTTCGTGCACTTGGCTATGCAGAACGAGAAGTTTCTCGTGTTGTACCGGAGTTATTAAAAGAATCACTTACGACGGATCAGTATATTAAAAAGGCACTTAGTCTTTTACTAAATGGTAAGAGGTGAGTAGAATGGACGAACGTCTTCTCTCAGGAGAATCGGCATATGAAGATGCGGACTTAGAATATTCGTTACGGCCACAGACGCTCCGTCAATATATTGGCCAAGATAAGGCGAAACATAATTTAGAAGTGTTTATTGAAGCAGCGAAAATGCGTGAGGAAACATTGGATCACGTACTATTATACGGGCCACCAGGACTTGGGAAAACGACGCTTGCGAATATTATTGCCAATGAAATGGGCGTTAATATTCGAACGACGTCAGGTCCAGCAATTGAACGCCCAGGAGATTTAGCGGCAGTATTAACGGCGCTTCAACCTGGTGATGTATTATTTATTGATGAAATTCATCGTTTGCATAGGTCAATTGAAGAGGTACTATACCCAGCAATGGAGGACTTTTGTCTTGATATTGTGATTGGGAAAGGCCCATCAGCACGTTCAGTAAGGCTTGATTTACCGCCGTTTACGCTGGTTGGCGCAACAACGCGCGCTGGTGCATTATCAGCACCGCTTCGTGACCGCTTTGGTGTGTTATCACGGTTAGAGTATTATACAGTAGATCAACTATCAGCGATTGTAGAGCGTACAGCAGAAGTGTTTGAAGTTGAAATTGACTCATTAGCTGCTTTAGAAATTGCAAGGCGTGCACGAGGTACGCCGCGTATCGCAAACCGATTACTAAGACGTGTTCGTGACTTTGCACAAGTTCGAAGCGATGGAACGATTGCGATGGAAATTACACAAATGGCATTAGAACTATTGCAAGTCGATAAACTAGGGCTTGATCATATCGATCATAAATTATTGCTTGGTATTATTGAAAAGTTCCGTGGTGGTCCAGTGGGATTAGAAACGGTCTCAGCGACAATTGGGGAAGAGTCTACGACGATTGAAGATGTGTATGAACCATATTTACTACAAATTGGGTTTTTACAACGAACGCCAAGAGGACGAATTGTAACGCCACTCGCTTATGAACATTTCGGAATGGATATGCCAGGGGTATGACGGATATGCCAAAGCTGCTTATTACAGCTGGTATTCTTCTCATTGTCGTTGGAGTAGCTTGGAAGTTCATCGGAAGGCTTCCAGGCGATATTTTTGTGAAAAAAGGAAACGTTACCTTTTATTTTCCGATCATTACATGTATTGTGTTAAGTATTGTATTATCTTTTGTTATGTATATCATAAATCGATTTAAATAGAAATAGGTGGATATAGTTATGGATATTAATCTGTTTGATTTTCATTTACCAGAAGAACTCATTGCCCAAACGCCGCTTGAACAGCGCGAAACATCAAGATTAATGGTGTTAGACCGTGAAACAGGTGATATAGAGCATAAGCATTTTACTGACATTCTTTCTTATTTACATGAGGGTGATTGTTTAGTTTTAAATGAAACGAAAGTTATGCCTGCTCGTTTGCATGGTGTGAAAGAAGATACAGGTGCACATATTGAAGTGCTTCTTTTAAAGCAAGAAGATGGAGATAAGTGGGAAACGCTTGTAAAGCCAGCTAAACGTGTAAAAGAAGGAACTATCATTTCTTTTGGTGAAGGAAAGTTAAAAGCAACTTGCATTGGAACAGCTGATCAAGGTGGCCGCCAGCTTGAGTTTTCATATGACGGTATCTTTTATGAAATTTTAGATGAACTTGGAGAAATGCCGCTTCCTCCATACATTAAAGAAACACTGGAAGACCGTGATCGTTATCAAACGGTATATGCGAAGGAAATTGGTTCTGCAGCAGCGCCGACAGCTGGGCTTCATTTTACAGAAGAATTATTAGAGAAATTGAAGAAAAAAGGCGTTCATTTAGCATTCATTACGCTTCATGTTGGCCTTGGTACATTTAGACCAGTGTCTGCGGATACAATTGAAGAACACCATATGCATGCTGAGTATTATCATATGTCAGAAGAAACAGCAGATTTGTTAAATCGTGTGAAAGAGAACGGCGGTCGTATTATTACTGTTGGTACAACGTCAACACGTACACTAGAAACAATTGCTACAGATCACGATGGTAAGCTTTGTGCGACATCGGGATGGACGGATATTTTTATGTATCCAGGATATGAATTTAAAGCAATTGACGGTTTAATTACAAACTTCCATTTGCCAAAATCAACATTAATTATGCTTGTAAGTGCATTTGCAAGTAGAGAAAATGTCCTTCATGCTTATAATGAAGCAGTAAAAGAAAAATACCGTTTCTTTAGCTTCGGTGATGCGATGTTCGTTGCATCTCATGCTAAAGAAAGAAGTAAATAAAAAGGAGTAAATCTATGACAGCAATTCGTTATGAATTTATTAAAACATGTAAACAAACGGGTGCCCGTTTAGGTCGCGTTCATACACCGCACGGCTCATTTGATACACCAACATTTATGCCAGTTGGTACACTTGCGACAGTTAAAACAATGTCACCAGAAGAGTTAAAGGCGATGGATTCTGGCATTATTTTAAGTAATACGTATCATTTATGGCTTCGTCCAGGTCATGAAATTGTACGTGAGGCAGGTGGATTACATAAATTTATGAACTGGGACCGTGCAATCTTAACGGATTCTGGTGGTTTCCAAGTGTTTAGTTTAAGTGATTTCCGTCGTATTGAAGAAGAGGGGGTTCACTTCCGTAATCACTTAAATGGAGACAAGTTATTCTTATCACCAGAAAAAGCGATGGAGATTCAGAATGCATTAGGTTCAGATATTATGATGGCATTTGATGAATGCCCACCGTTTCCTGCTACTTTTGAATATATGAAAAAATCTGTAGAACGTACGAGCCGCTGGGCAGAGCGTTGTTTAAAAGCTCACGAACGTCCACAAGATCAAGGGTTATTTGGGATTGTACAGGGCGGAGAGTTTGAAGAACTTCGTCGCCAAAGTGCGAAAGATCTTGTTTCAATGGACTTCCCTGGTTATGCAGTAGGTGGATTATCAGTTGGGGAACCAAAGGATATTATGAACCGCGTACTGGAATTTACAACACCGCTTCTTCCAGACAATAAACCACGTTATTTAATGGGGGTAGGTTCTCCTGACTCATTAATTGATGGTGCAATTCGTGGTATTGATATGTTTGACTGCGTACTTCCAACTCGTATTGCTCGAAACGGTACATGTATGACAAGTCAAGGACGTCTTGTTGTGAAAAATGCGAAGTTTGCAAGAGACTTTGGCCCACTTGATCCAAATTGTGATTGCTACACATGTAAAAATTATTCTCGTGCGTACATTCGTCACTTAATGAAGTGTGATGAAACATTCGGAATTCGGTTAACGTCTTATCACAACCTTCATTTTCTGTTAAACTTAATGGAGCAGGTGAGACAAGCCATTCGTGAAGACCGTCTTGGCGATTTTCGTGAAGAGTTCTTTGAACAATATGGCTTTAATAAACCGAATGCTAAAAACTTCTAATACATAATTTAAAAGGAGGAACAAAAGATGAATCCAGGTATGATGAATATTGTCATGATTGTTGCGATGTTTGCGATTTTCTATTTCTTATTAATTCGCCCGCAGCAAAAGCGTCAAAAGGCAGTAGCACAAATGCAAAGTGAAATCCAAAAAGGTGATGCTATCGTAACAATCGGTGGCTTACACGGCACAATTGAATCGGTAGATGACACTACGATTGTTATTAAATCTGGTGGTTCACACTTAACATTCGATCGCAATGCGATTCGTGAAGTTGTGAAGAAGTAATAGTAAAAAGCCCTGCGAATGCAGGGCTTTTTCAATCTGTACGCTTTGACATATTAACGCCGAATATGCCTCCGAGTGTACTTACCCCCATTAACCCAAGTTGATAAAGAAGCTGTGAATTAGATAATGCGTGAGAGAAACCTAAGTAATTAACGAGAAAAACAAGAATGGCAAAGATAAGTCCGGTTGTGAATCCGACGAACCATCCTTTTCCTTGCGCTTTTTTGCCAGCGATAAACCCGGATATGAGCATGGAAAGAAGAGCGAGTATAAAAATGGTTATAGCCAATGTTCCTTCACTTATATCTGTAAACTTTAATAAAAGAGCAATCAACATACTTGTAATAGAAGCCAATATTAATAAAGTGATAATCCCAAATCCGATTGCTGTAGATAATTTTTTCGTTCCATCCATTATGATTCCCCCTTTTTAATACAAGCATATTTTCATTTTTGATAAGTTAGACTAGTTTCTTTTTTATAGGGAAACCTATGAGTAGAAAATGTTTAAAAAAGGAGAAAAAAGTAATGGAATGGCTATCGATAATTGGACGGACGATGCTTTTATATGTTGTGATTTTAATTATCTTTCGCCTTATGGGAAAACGCGAAATTGGAGAACTTAGTGTATTAGATTTAGTG
This sequence is a window from Bacillus pseudomycoides DSM 12442. Protein-coding genes within it:
- the ruvA gene encoding Holliday junction DNA helicase RuvA, with protein sequence MFEYVTGYVEYVGPEYVVLDHNGIGYQIFTPNPYVFQRSKQEIRVYTYHYVREDIMALYGFKTREERLLFTKLLGVSGIGPKGALAILASGQTGQVVQAIEHEDEKFLVKFPGVGKKTARQMILDLKGKLADVVPDAFVDLFSDVERFDEKKGSSAELDEALEALRALGYAEREVSRVVPELLKESLTTDQYIKKALSLLLNGKR
- the ruvB gene encoding Holliday junction branch migration DNA helicase RuvB, whose translation is MDERLLSGESAYEDADLEYSLRPQTLRQYIGQDKAKHNLEVFIEAAKMREETLDHVLLYGPPGLGKTTLANIIANEMGVNIRTTSGPAIERPGDLAAVLTALQPGDVLFIDEIHRLHRSIEEVLYPAMEDFCLDIVIGKGPSARSVRLDLPPFTLVGATTRAGALSAPLRDRFGVLSRLEYYTVDQLSAIVERTAEVFEVEIDSLAALEIARRARGTPRIANRLLRRVRDFAQVRSDGTIAMEITQMALELLQVDKLGLDHIDHKLLLGIIEKFRGGPVGLETVSATIGEESTTIEDVYEPYLLQIGFLQRTPRGRIVTPLAYEHFGMDMPGV
- a CDS encoding DUF2905 domain-containing protein — its product is MTDMPKLLITAGILLIVVGVAWKFIGRLPGDIFVKKGNVTFYFPIITCIVLSIVLSFVMYIINRFK
- the queA gene encoding tRNA preQ1(34) S-adenosylmethionine ribosyltransferase-isomerase QueA — protein: MDINLFDFHLPEELIAQTPLEQRETSRLMVLDRETGDIEHKHFTDILSYLHEGDCLVLNETKVMPARLHGVKEDTGAHIEVLLLKQEDGDKWETLVKPAKRVKEGTIISFGEGKLKATCIGTADQGGRQLEFSYDGIFYEILDELGEMPLPPYIKETLEDRDRYQTVYAKEIGSAAAPTAGLHFTEELLEKLKKKGVHLAFITLHVGLGTFRPVSADTIEEHHMHAEYYHMSEETADLLNRVKENGGRIITVGTTSTRTLETIATDHDGKLCATSGWTDIFMYPGYEFKAIDGLITNFHLPKSTLIMLVSAFASRENVLHAYNEAVKEKYRFFSFGDAMFVASHAKERSK
- the tgt gene encoding tRNA guanosine(34) transglycosylase Tgt, coding for MTAIRYEFIKTCKQTGARLGRVHTPHGSFDTPTFMPVGTLATVKTMSPEELKAMDSGIILSNTYHLWLRPGHEIVREAGGLHKFMNWDRAILTDSGGFQVFSLSDFRRIEEEGVHFRNHLNGDKLFLSPEKAMEIQNALGSDIMMAFDECPPFPATFEYMKKSVERTSRWAERCLKAHERPQDQGLFGIVQGGEFEELRRQSAKDLVSMDFPGYAVGGLSVGEPKDIMNRVLEFTTPLLPDNKPRYLMGVGSPDSLIDGAIRGIDMFDCVLPTRIARNGTCMTSQGRLVVKNAKFARDFGPLDPNCDCYTCKNYSRAYIRHLMKCDETFGIRLTSYHNLHFLLNLMEQVRQAIREDRLGDFREEFFEQYGFNKPNAKNF
- the yajC gene encoding preprotein translocase subunit YajC, coding for MNPGMMNIVMIVAMFAIFYFLLIRPQQKRQKAVAQMQSEIQKGDAIVTIGGLHGTIESVDDTTIVIKSGGSHLTFDRNAIREVVKK
- a CDS encoding TIGR04086 family membrane protein, which encodes MDGTKKLSTAIGFGIITLLILASITSMLIALLLKFTDISEGTLAITIFILALLSMLISGFIAGKKAQGKGWFVGFTTGLIFAILVFLVNYLGFSHALSNSQLLYQLGLMGVSTLGGIFGVNMSKRTD